A stretch of the Vulcanisaeta souniana JCM 11219 genome encodes the following:
- a CDS encoding succinate dehydrogenase/fumarate reductase flavoprotein subunit, with amino-acid sequence MTEVLKYDLVIIGSGLAGLRSAFEAARVSQGKIRIAVISKVHAMRSHSVSAEGGASAVLYPKETGDSLDLHAYDTVKGSDFLADQDAVELLVREAPKEIIFMDHLGVPWSRDEKGRILQRPFGGMSIPRTTFAQDKSGFFLMSTLYDNVLRFDNIEMLHEHFVTSLIMVNGVFRGVTAIDLRTGEFKAILAKAGIIATGGNGRVYKFTTMAWSSTGDGFSLAYRAGIPLKDMEFPQFHPTALVPNGILITEGARGEGGYLVNKEGERFMKNYAPSRMELAPRDIVSRSIVTECLQGRGFTDEESGLCYVLLDLRHLGEERINKRLPMIREIVIKTLGIDPVDEPIPVRPAMHYMMGGIHVDLNGQVMLDEDKTRVPNLWAAGEAANVSVHGANRLGSNSLSDCLVWGRLAGAAAAKYVMSAPDSMLEYTGDIVTKVTNEESRIFNKLLHKEVGAENPYSIREEMNRTMDTYVYVFRDKSGLEEAYSAIKRLRERFQNIRIEDKGRYYNTNLRDALELDFLLEQAELITIGALTRTESRGAHYRLDYPKRDDANWLKHTLYFYTPDGPRISYAPVRITRWKPEERKY; translated from the coding sequence ATGACTGAAGTACTTAAGTACGATCTAGTGATTATTGGTTCGGGCCTAGCGGGTTTAAGGTCGGCGTTTGAAGCCGCCAGGGTATCACAAGGCAAGATAAGAATTGCCGTCATATCCAAGGTCCATGCAATGAGGAGTCACTCAGTCAGCGCCGAGGGTGGCGCAAGCGCAGTCCTCTATCCAAAGGAGACGGGCGATAGCCTTGATTTACATGCTTACGATACGGTTAAGGGCAGCGACTTCCTGGCGGATCAGGATGCCGTTGAATTACTAGTACGTGAGGCACCCAAGGAAATAATATTCATGGATCACCTGGGTGTTCCCTGGTCAAGGGATGAGAAGGGTAGGATATTACAGAGACCATTTGGCGGAATGTCGATTCCTAGAACTACCTTCGCCCAGGACAAGAGTGGTTTCTTCCTAATGAGTACATTGTACGACAATGTGCTTAGATTCGATAATATTGAAATGCTCCATGAGCACTTCGTTACGTCATTAATAATGGTAAATGGCGTATTTAGGGGGGTCACAGCCATAGACCTAAGAACAGGGGAATTCAAGGCAATACTTGCCAAGGCCGGTATAATCGCGACTGGAGGTAACGGTAGGGTTTATAAATTCACGACAATGGCATGGTCATCAACCGGTGACGGCTTCTCCCTAGCCTATAGAGCAGGAATACCACTTAAGGACATGGAGTTCCCGCAGTTCCACCCAACGGCTTTAGTACCCAATGGTATCCTAATAACCGAGGGCGCCAGGGGCGAGGGTGGTTACTTGGTTAATAAGGAGGGTGAGAGGTTCATGAAGAACTATGCTCCAAGTAGAATGGAGCTTGCCCCTAGGGATATAGTTAGTAGGTCAATAGTTACTGAATGCTTGCAGGGCAGGGGCTTTACCGATGAGGAATCAGGGCTTTGCTACGTATTACTTGATTTGAGGCATCTTGGTGAGGAGAGGATAAATAAGAGATTACCTATGATTAGGGAGATAGTAATTAAGACGCTGGGTATCGATCCGGTCGATGAGCCAATACCCGTTAGACCAGCAATGCACTACATGATGGGCGGTATACACGTTGACTTAAACGGTCAGGTAATGCTCGATGAGGATAAGACGAGGGTACCAAACCTATGGGCTGCCGGTGAGGCTGCCAATGTCAGTGTACATGGAGCAAACAGGTTAGGTAGCAACTCCTTGAGTGATTGCCTTGTGTGGGGTAGGTTGGCAGGCGCCGCTGCTGCTAAGTACGTAATGTCAGCTCCTGATTCAATGCTCGAGTACACAGGTGACATAGTGACAAAGGTTACTAATGAGGAGAGTAGGATATTCAACAAGTTACTACATAAGGAGGTTGGTGCAGAGAACCCGTACTCCATTAGGGAGGAGATGAATAGGACCATGGACACATACGTGTATGTGTTCAGGGACAAGAGCGGACTGGAGGAGGCATACTCAGCAATAAAGAGGTTGAGGGAGAGGTTCCAGAATATTAGGATTGAGGACAAGGGCAGGTACTACAATACCAACCTAAGGGATGCACTCGAACTTGACTTCCTACTCGAGCAAGCCGAACTAATAACCATCGGAGCACTAACAAGGACCGAATCAAGGGGTGCCCACTACAGGCTTGATTACCCGAAGAGGGATGATGCTAACTGGCTAAAGCACACACTATACTTCTACACACCTGATGGGCCAAGAATAAGCTATGCGCCCGTCCGCATAACTAGATGGAAACCTGAGGAAAGGAAATACTAA
- a CDS encoding DUF779 domain-containing protein — MLNVSVEFGDDVKELIKNMKEKYGDIIMILGHGCCSPTEPQIYRASDFIVGSDYVEVGRVDGVPFYIERNLAESYNGWVLTLKVEPLNGAVDDSFSLDVLEGVRLRLGFKAMKVSLTKGLSMDLPH; from the coding sequence GTGTTGAATGTAAGTGTTGAGTTTGGGGATGATGTTAAGGAATTGATTAAAAATATGAAGGAGAAGTACGGTGATATTATTATGATCCTCGGGCACGGTTGCTGCTCACCAACGGAACCACAGATATATAGGGCTAGTGATTTCATCGTTGGTAGTGATTATGTAGAGGTTGGTAGGGTTGATGGTGTGCCGTTTTACATAGAGCGTAATTTAGCGGAGTCCTACAATGGTTGGGTACTGACGCTCAAGGTTGAGCCGCTTAATGGGGCTGTTGATGATTCATTCTCGCTTGATGTCCTTGAGGGCGTGAGGCTAAGGCTTGGTTTCAAGGCGATGAAGGTTTCACTGACCAAAGGGTTAAGTATGGATCTTCCCCATTGA
- a CDS encoding aldehyde dehydrogenase family protein has protein sequence MPTVSYGKFTLEIPVRVKLFIDGEEVSSSKGKTFTRENPAHFDQTIAVVEEASTDDLNKAIDSAREVFDKDKYGWVTNYRQRLRILYKTAEILREEADRIAVTVALENGMPIRQARAHVLAAAEVFEFYAGLADKVYGDSIVLSNGNVSLIFKEPVGVVAAVSPWNFPMTQAARKIAPALATGCTVIWKPASYTPMSAMEIYRALARAGLPKGVVSVIYGPGATVGNDLVKHPKVDYVSFTGETTTGKLIMQQAAAGVKRIGLELGGKNPGAVFDDASIEETVRAIVFGGLRNAGQACGAISRVLVHESVHEKLVNRLAEVAKDLVIGYPLDDNTDMGPLVSKAQEEKVLGYIDFGKKAGFKVALDGGKLSGGIYDKGYFVSPVIFDNVDPRSRLAQEEIFGPVIAVIPFRTEQEAIEIANSVIYGLTASIFTKDPAKALRVARKLQAGTVWINDAYTQPTEGIWGGYKQSGIGRELGLYGLEEFLEIKQVYVDTTGSLDRPHWRTVMKIDKL, from the coding sequence ATGCCCACGGTTTCCTACGGTAAGTTCACCCTGGAAATACCCGTTAGGGTTAAATTATTCATAGATGGCGAAGAGGTATCCTCAAGCAAGGGTAAGACGTTCACCAGGGAGAACCCAGCGCACTTTGATCAAACAATTGCGGTGGTTGAGGAAGCCTCCACGGATGATCTTAATAAGGCCATTGACTCAGCCAGGGAAGTCTTTGATAAGGATAAGTATGGTTGGGTCACGAACTATAGGCAGAGACTTAGGATCCTATATAAAACTGCTGAAATACTTAGGGAGGAAGCAGATAGGATCGCGGTTACGGTAGCCCTCGAGAATGGAATGCCCATTAGGCAAGCAAGGGCTCATGTTCTCGCTGCTGCAGAGGTCTTCGAGTTCTATGCAGGGCTTGCGGATAAGGTTTACGGTGACTCAATAGTCCTCAGTAATGGAAATGTCTCGCTGATATTCAAGGAACCCGTGGGTGTCGTTGCCGCCGTTTCACCGTGGAACTTCCCAATGACCCAGGCAGCGAGGAAGATAGCCCCTGCGCTGGCCACCGGTTGTACCGTGATTTGGAAGCCAGCGAGCTACACGCCCATGAGCGCCATGGAGATCTATAGGGCGTTGGCTAGGGCGGGGCTTCCCAAGGGCGTAGTCAGTGTTATTTATGGACCAGGGGCAACCGTTGGTAATGACTTAGTTAAGCACCCCAAGGTTGATTATGTCAGTTTTACTGGAGAGACCACTACGGGTAAATTAATCATGCAGCAGGCCGCGGCCGGTGTTAAGAGGATTGGGCTTGAACTAGGTGGTAAGAACCCAGGCGCTGTGTTTGATGATGCAAGTATTGAGGAGACCGTTAGGGCTATCGTATTTGGTGGTCTCAGGAATGCTGGGCAGGCCTGCGGTGCCATTAGTAGGGTCCTGGTTCACGAGAGTGTTCATGAGAAGTTGGTCAATAGGTTGGCCGAGGTTGCTAAGGACCTCGTCATTGGCTACCCACTTGACGATAACACTGACATGGGGCCACTCGTGTCCAAGGCCCAGGAGGAGAAGGTACTCGGCTACATAGACTTTGGTAAGAAGGCGGGGTTCAAGGTTGCACTTGACGGAGGTAAACTAAGCGGCGGCATCTATGACAAGGGATACTTCGTGAGTCCCGTGATCTTTGACAACGTTGACCCAAGGAGTAGGCTTGCCCAGGAGGAGATATTTGGGCCGGTCATAGCGGTCATACCATTCAGGACAGAGCAGGAGGCCATCGAGATAGCGAATAGCGTGATTTATGGGCTCACAGCATCCATATTCACCAAGGACCCGGCAAAAGCCCTCAGGGTAGCCAGGAAGCTCCAGGCAGGCACCGTATGGATTAACGACGCCTACACACAACCAACAGAAGGCATCTGGGGCGGATACAAGCAGTCGGGCATTGGGCGTGAACTGGGCCTATACGGCCTTGAGGAATTCCTAGAGATCAAGCAGGTCTACGTAGATACTACTGGCAGTCTTGATAGGCCACACTGGAGGACCGTGATGAAGATCGACAAGCTATGA
- a CDS encoding DUF2258 domain-containing protein, producing MSWKPSEDAERDKERATEYEKLYSGFTFQGPLTVELRTGIIVAARFADKLRRAAFAAFSKLVPEDVILRDIAELNKVVYDEMIKRNIDKLALVRISVVVSYDQRTNKFNFSNLRIERLYTEEEVNKIINEKCGELEAKIEKIRSIIGSI from the coding sequence ATGTCTTGGAAACCAAGTGAGGATGCAGAACGAGATAAGGAACGAGCAACAGAATACGAAAAACTATACAGCGGATTCACATTCCAAGGCCCATTAACAGTTGAGCTAAGGACAGGGATCATTGTTGCAGCGAGGTTCGCCGATAAGTTGCGACGTGCTGCGTTCGCCGCCTTCTCAAAATTAGTACCTGAGGATGTGATACTCAGGGATATTGCTGAGTTGAATAAGGTGGTGTATGACGAGATGATAAAGAGGAATATTGATAAACTGGCCCTCGTGAGAATAAGCGTCGTAGTCTCGTATGACCAAAGGACAAACAAGTTCAATTTCTCTAACCTAAGGATTGAGAGATTATACACAGAAGAGGAGGTTAATAAAATAATCAATGAGAAGTGCGGCGAATTAGAGGCGAAGATTGAGAAGATAAGGAGCATAATAGGTTCTATATGA
- a CDS encoding ABC transporter substrate-binding protein: protein MLLTRALDGVPHRIISLNPSINEFLFVMGIGDRVVGTDLWSYRPREAMKTFKVGSFTSADLEAIRRLRPDLIILSYPVQRQLVEPLSSTASVLAVPMPVNLNAVMSSFEMVGKLLDADEEAHRVMDTYMDLLRQSTDLRDALVVLSLGDYVIPCESSYIASALNRVGVKYIRGLKCVELITNKDGVLSMVDRINPQLIIYEGKTKDYRPQEIEWVNKPVLYTPNDTLAHFGPSFPLDIQLLINTIKNGEKFVKNTSSTTRPSLSDPWYKPYL, encoded by the coding sequence GTGCTATTGACAAGGGCATTAGACGGTGTACCGCATAGAATCATTAGTCTTAATCCCTCAATAAACGAGTTCCTTTTCGTAATGGGCATAGGTGATAGGGTTGTCGGGACTGATCTATGGAGTTATAGGCCCAGGGAGGCTATGAAGACCTTTAAGGTAGGCTCATTCACTTCGGCGGACCTTGAGGCAATCAGGAGATTAAGGCCTGACCTAATAATACTCTCGTACCCAGTCCAGAGACAGTTGGTTGAGCCGTTAAGCAGTACCGCCTCTGTACTCGCTGTGCCAATGCCCGTGAATCTAAACGCAGTAATGAGTTCCTTCGAAATGGTGGGTAAATTACTCGACGCAGACGAAGAGGCACATAGGGTGATGGATACATACATGGATTTGCTAAGGCAGTCCACGGATTTAAGGGACGCCTTAGTCGTTCTTTCATTGGGTGACTACGTAATTCCCTGCGAATCCTCCTACATAGCCTCGGCACTCAATAGAGTTGGTGTTAAATACATTAGGGGCCTTAAGTGCGTTGAACTGATCACAAATAAGGATGGCGTTTTAAGCATGGTTGATAGGATTAATCCCCAGTTAATAATTTATGAGGGGAAGACCAAGGACTATAGACCGCAGGAAATAGAGTGGGTCAACAAACCAGTGCTGTACACGCCAAACGACACGCTCGCCCACTTTGGACCGAGTTTTCCGCTTGACATTCAATTACTAATTAACACGATCAAGAACGGAGAAAAATTCGTAAAGAACACATCAAGCACTACAAGACCGAGCTTGAGCGATCCCTGGTATAAACCATACCTATAA
- a CDS encoding mandelate racemase/muconate lactonizing enzyme family protein, producing MVTIKDIEIYSVSDLATARASPWASVSIIVRVVTGDGQVGYGEAVPTLRVNQVVRAIEEVRRFMIGKDPFRIEYLFREWYKHEFYISRSFEAVTAYSAVDIALHDLLGKYLSAPIYQFMGGLVNEKIKAYANGWYNDCVTPDDFARKAKEVVSMGFRAMKFDPFGPYFDQMDEEGLEEAVERVRAVKEAVGKYVDILIETHGRFNVNTAIKMVKAMEQFNPLFIEEPVHPDLNFEGLAKIKAVAPGVRIAVGERIISVEEALQLLERGLVDVLQPDITNALGFTGMGRIRALTETYGIELAPHNAFGPVQHAATLQFDASTYNLLIQESFYEFWPQWKRDIINNAIKLEDGYYRVPNRPGLGVDVNEKALTEMRFEGMEPFHEEEPVWVIKGTWKRYKQS from the coding sequence ATGGTTACTATTAAGGACATAGAGATATACTCTGTCAGTGACTTGGCGACTGCAAGGGCCTCGCCCTGGGCCTCGGTCTCAATAATCGTTAGGGTCGTCACAGGCGATGGCCAAGTTGGTTATGGGGAGGCCGTACCCACGCTTAGGGTTAACCAAGTGGTTAGGGCTATTGAGGAGGTTAGGAGGTTCATGATTGGTAAGGACCCGTTCAGGATTGAGTACCTATTCAGGGAGTGGTATAAGCATGAGTTCTACATTAGCCGTTCATTTGAGGCGGTTACGGCATATAGTGCAGTGGATATAGCACTACACGATCTTCTGGGTAAGTACCTCAGTGCGCCAATTTATCAATTCATGGGTGGCCTAGTCAATGAGAAGATTAAGGCCTATGCGAATGGTTGGTACAACGACTGTGTGACACCTGATGACTTCGCAAGGAAGGCTAAGGAGGTCGTGTCCATGGGCTTTAGGGCAATGAAGTTTGACCCGTTTGGACCGTATTTTGATCAAATGGATGAGGAGGGCCTTGAGGAAGCCGTGGAGAGGGTTAGGGCTGTTAAGGAGGCTGTGGGTAAGTACGTGGATATATTGATAGAGACCCATGGTCGCTTCAACGTTAATACGGCTATTAAGATGGTTAAGGCCATGGAGCAGTTCAATCCATTATTTATCGAGGAGCCGGTACATCCTGATCTTAACTTCGAGGGTCTGGCTAAGATAAAGGCAGTAGCGCCTGGGGTTAGGATTGCGGTTGGTGAGAGGATAATCAGCGTTGAGGAGGCTCTTCAGCTCCTGGAGAGGGGTTTGGTGGATGTTCTTCAGCCTGACATAACCAATGCCCTGGGCTTCACGGGTATGGGTAGGATTAGGGCTTTGACCGAGACCTATGGGATCGAGCTAGCGCCGCACAATGCCTTCGGGCCCGTGCAGCATGCCGCGACTCTACAGTTTGATGCGAGTACATATAACCTGCTAATTCAGGAGAGCTTTTACGAATTCTGGCCCCAGTGGAAGAGGGATATCATTAATAATGCCATTAAGCTTGAGGATGGTTATTACAGGGTGCCCAACAGGCCTGGCCTCGGTGTTGACGTTAATGAGAAGGCCCTCACTGAGATGAGGTTTGAGGGTATGGAGCCATTCCATGAGGAGGAGCCTGTCTGGGTCATAAAGGGGACGTGGAAGAGATACAAGCAATCCTGA
- a CDS encoding DUF211 domain-containing protein has protein sequence MVGLRRVVLDVDVPSSISTVELADKLGRVSGVKAVNITVTDTDVEVLGLVIVIEGDNIDYNGVKGVIEDLGGAIRSVDQVIVGEYILEINPQLLKEK, from the coding sequence TTGGTTGGGTTGCGTAGGGTTGTGCTTGATGTTGATGTGCCAAGTAGTATCTCCACTGTGGAGCTTGCGGATAAGTTGGGTCGAGTTAGTGGTGTTAAGGCTGTTAACATTACCGTGACTGACACGGATGTCGAGGTCCTAGGCCTGGTGATCGTCATTGAGGGTGATAATATTGATTATAATGGAGTGAAGGGCGTGATTGAGGACTTGGGCGGCGCGATCAGAAGCGTTGATCAAGTGATTGTTGGTGAGTACATACTTGAGATCAATCCTCAGTTGCTTAAGGAGAAGTGA
- the udp gene encoding uridine phosphorylase, producing the protein MSASKPRVGTKVYHLMAGPGDVAPYVLTPGDPDRVPRIAKYWDNARAVAAHREYVTYTGTYRGAPISAVSTGIGGPATAIAIEELLTLGANTFIRVGTTGALHDWIGVGDVIINTGAVRFDGASNAYAMPEYPAIASYDVVLALVTAAESLGIRYHVGLTASTADFYVGQGRPGFRDYQPPWSRDIINTLSSMNVLNFEMEAATIYTIANIHGARAGGIMAVIANRKTNEFVPDAGVDEAIKVANEAVRILHEWDTIKSSLGLKHLTISVIREWMRR; encoded by the coding sequence ATGTCCGCGTCAAAACCAAGAGTAGGTACTAAGGTTTATCATTTAATGGCTGGCCCTGGCGATGTGGCACCGTACGTCTTAACACCCGGTGACCCTGATAGGGTCCCCAGGATTGCCAAGTACTGGGACAATGCACGCGCAGTGGCGGCGCATAGGGAGTACGTAACCTACACAGGGACTTATAGGGGTGCGCCAATATCAGCAGTGTCCACGGGGATTGGGGGGCCAGCAACGGCCATAGCTATTGAGGAACTATTAACCCTTGGTGCAAACACCTTCATTAGGGTCGGCACAACTGGAGCGCTGCATGATTGGATTGGGGTTGGTGATGTCATAATAAATACGGGGGCCGTTAGGTTCGACGGAGCCAGCAATGCATACGCGATGCCCGAGTACCCAGCCATAGCCAGTTATGACGTCGTGCTAGCTCTGGTAACAGCCGCGGAATCACTGGGCATTAGGTATCACGTGGGTTTAACGGCATCAACGGCAGACTTCTATGTTGGGCAGGGCAGGCCGGGGTTTAGGGATTACCAACCACCCTGGTCTAGGGATATCATTAACACGTTATCCTCAATGAACGTACTCAACTTCGAGATGGAAGCCGCGACTATATACACCATAGCTAATATCCATGGGGCGAGGGCTGGCGGCATAATGGCTGTCATAGCTAATAGGAAAACTAATGAGTTCGTACCTGATGCCGGAGTTGATGAGGCCATTAAGGTGGCTAATGAAGCCGTTAGAATACTCCATGAGTGGGACACCATTAAGTCAAGTCTGGGCCTTAAGCACCTAACAATTAGTGTGATTAGGGAATGGATGAGGAGGTGA
- a CDS encoding Trm112 family protein, with protein sequence MKYRLMDVLACPYDKTFPLTLIVLREREYPERKYEWSKKPFCEEYCALKNVNIKNHPNPQELPCEECIKKEVVDGVLYCPKCGRWYPIKEEIPILLPDELRNREEDKAFLDAIKDQLLKVSPELGGKILKEGKPINLSTQ encoded by the coding sequence GTGAAGTACAGACTAATGGATGTATTGGCGTGTCCCTATGATAAGACATTCCCACTAACATTAATAGTGCTCAGGGAGAGGGAATACCCCGAACGAAAATATGAGTGGAGTAAGAAACCCTTCTGTGAGGAGTACTGTGCCCTCAAGAACGTAAACATAAAGAATCACCCAAACCCCCAGGAGCTGCCCTGTGAGGAATGCATCAAGAAGGAGGTTGTGGATGGCGTGCTCTACTGTCCTAAGTGCGGTCGCTGGTACCCAATTAAGGAGGAAATACCGATATTGTTACCCGATGAGCTTAGGAATAGGGAGGAGGACAAGGCATTCCTTGATGCCATCAAGGATCAATTACTTAAGGTAAGCCCAGAGCTAGGAGGTAAAATATTGAAGGAGGGAAAACCCATCAATTTATCAACGCAGTAG
- the pcm gene encoding protein-L-isoaspartate O-methyltransferase has product MIDFASARRKLVNSLKDEGVIKSDRVERAMLSVPREEFLPNYLRLYAYEDTPLQIMYDQTISAPHMVAIMCELLDLKPGHRVLEIGTGTGYHAAVCAEAMERTGIVYTIEYYPGLALYAVQNLARLGYLDMVHVIVGDGSRGLPDQAPFDRILVTAAAPKVPPRLLDQLASNGIMVIPIEERLTQVLYVVTKEGDRPLMRPVTYVSFVKMKYSEE; this is encoded by the coding sequence ATGATTGACTTTGCGTCGGCAAGGAGGAAACTGGTCAATTCACTCAAGGATGAGGGTGTGATAAAGAGCGATAGGGTTGAGAGGGCCATGCTTAGTGTTCCACGTGAGGAATTCCTGCCTAATTACCTCAGGCTTTACGCTTATGAGGATACACCGCTACAGATAATGTATGACCAGACAATATCGGCGCCGCATATGGTGGCCATTATGTGCGAATTACTCGATCTTAAGCCAGGGCACAGGGTTTTGGAGATTGGCACAGGGACTGGCTATCATGCTGCCGTCTGCGCGGAAGCCATGGAGAGGACCGGTATAGTATACACAATTGAGTATTATCCTGGTCTCGCCCTTTATGCCGTTCAGAACTTGGCTCGGTTGGGTTACCTTGACATGGTCCACGTTATTGTTGGCGACGGATCCAGAGGATTACCTGACCAAGCACCTTTTGATAGGATTTTGGTCACAGCGGCGGCACCCAAGGTACCACCCAGGTTACTCGATCAGTTGGCGAGTAATGGAATAATGGTTATACCTATTGAGGAGAGACTGACGCAGGTACTTTACGTGGTTACCAAGGAAGGTGACAGACCGCTTATGAGGCCCGTGACGTATGTGTCCTTCGTCAAGATGAAGTATAGTGAGGAATAA
- a CDS encoding MFS transporter, which yields MNRLSSGRKWLVLFTTSLAAFQTPYNSTVLSFITPVLGKYFHAPLMVLIYVPIVYLIPLPTLMITLGRLSDIYGRVRMFKLGFVLFLTGSLFGSLAPNIYALIIASLLMGFGSSILSPGSAAIVSQVFPEGERGFALGINAMAVYLGLTSAPFFGGLITQFLGWRFVLIITTVLTVVGLIVSQFSMRGIELPRRAIRVDYLGAITFTVSILSIVMYLILSAISGWLYYLYLLVIGLVSLFIFILIERRINNPMLDLNLFTGNVSFMAGNITALLNYVSTYSVPFLFSLYLQVFLGYNPFIAGLILVSEPVFMAALSPVSGRLSDRYGSREIAALGMGLIGVAFVLLLLLNIRYVIYIVLSLMVLGIGFGFFSAPNTNSVMSSVTADKYGVASGVLGTMRFMGQLLSITVASAILVSYMGKYASLYLFTGVMMGNLVVYQSFIDGLRIVLVIAAVLSFIGVYTSLLREK from the coding sequence ATGAACAGACTAAGCAGTGGAAGGAAGTGGTTGGTACTGTTTACGACATCACTGGCGGCCTTTCAGACTCCATATAATTCCACCGTGTTGTCCTTCATAACCCCCGTACTCGGTAAGTACTTCCACGCGCCCCTGATGGTTTTGATCTATGTACCAATAGTTTATTTAATACCGTTACCGACATTGATGATAACCCTGGGCAGACTAAGTGATATTTATGGTAGGGTTAGAATGTTTAAGTTGGGATTCGTACTATTCCTAACGGGTTCATTGTTCGGCTCATTGGCGCCAAACATATACGCGTTAATAATTGCGTCGTTGCTCATGGGCTTTGGCTCATCGATACTGTCTCCGGGTTCGGCGGCAATCGTAAGCCAAGTATTCCCTGAGGGTGAGAGGGGCTTCGCCCTTGGCATAAACGCAATGGCCGTGTACCTAGGCCTGACCTCTGCGCCATTCTTTGGAGGCTTAATAACTCAGTTCCTTGGTTGGAGGTTCGTGCTTATAATAACCACGGTGTTGACCGTGGTTGGGTTAATAGTCTCTCAGTTCTCAATGAGGGGTATTGAACTACCTCGACGTGCAATTAGGGTTGATTACCTTGGCGCAATTACATTCACGGTATCCATACTATCCATAGTAATGTACCTAATACTATCAGCCATAAGCGGTTGGTTGTATTACCTATACCTACTGGTTATTGGTCTTGTTTCTCTGTTCATATTCATCCTCATTGAAAGGAGGATTAACAACCCAATGCTTGACCTAAACCTGTTCACCGGGAACGTGTCGTTCATGGCAGGCAACATAACAGCCCTACTTAATTATGTAAGTACGTACTCAGTGCCGTTCCTATTCTCACTATACCTACAGGTCTTCCTTGGCTATAATCCATTTATTGCCGGTTTAATCTTAGTCTCGGAACCCGTTTTCATGGCTGCATTGTCACCAGTGAGCGGCAGATTATCGGATAGGTATGGCTCCAGGGAAATCGCGGCCCTGGGCATGGGACTAATAGGCGTGGCATTCGTATTACTCCTACTACTCAACATTAGGTATGTCATTTACATTGTTCTCTCCCTAATGGTGCTCGGGATAGGCTTTGGCTTCTTCTCGGCGCCTAACACGAACTCCGTAATGAGCTCAGTCACAGCCGATAAGTACGGCGTTGCAAGTGGTGTTTTGGGTACAATGCGTTTCATGGGGCAATTACTGAGTATCACCGTTGCCAGTGCGATCCTCGTTAGTTACATGGGCAAATACGCCAGTCTTTACCTATTCACCGGGGTTATGATGGGTAACCTGGTTGTTTATCAATCCTTCATTGATGGCTTGAGGATAGTACTCGTAATAGCCGCGGTATTGAGCTTCATCGGTGTCTACACATCATTACTACGTGAGAAATAA